The genomic DNA CTATGAAAACTCATACGACAAGGCAGACATGCGCCGACTCTATCCCGATTTCGCGTCCCGTTCCCATCATCAGCAGTACATCGACTGGATGCAGTCCAAGCATGCGGAGCAAGGGGTAACGTGTACATCCTGCCACTCCGTGCATCGCATGGGCATCGCTCCCACCCGCTTCCAGACCAAGGAGGCTGGCTCAAGTCAGTGCCTGAGCTGCCACACCATGGTCAACGCCAACCGGGCGCACTCCATCCATTCATTCGCCAACTGCCTGGGCTGCCACATGCCGCGCATCGCCAGCACCGCAGAGCCCAACGACATCCGCAGCCACACCTTCAACGCCAGGGCGCCCATGGACGCCATCGCCAACCCGGCCCTGCCGAACTCCTGCCAGATCTGCCACTACCACAAGGAAGACAGTCTGCAGGAACTGCAGCGCAAGTACGAGATACTGACTCAGCTGCCCCAACCGCAAGGGATGAGCATTCCTGCGGTGACCCGCGACACCTTCGCCCTGCCGGATTCCGATGGCAACACGGCGAATACCCAGTAGGCCCGGAGGCTGATCGCAACCCAGGGGGGAACCATGTTGAAGACAAGCTTGCCACCCCTGCTGATCCTGCTGACACTCCTCCTGCCCCTGCCTGCGGCGGGTCAGGAGGAGATGTCCTCCCGATACTATCGGTATCGCAGCACGGAGATGAGCACGGGGGTCTACGAGGAATATGAAGTCCGTCCGCGCGGAGCCCAGGGACGCGCCGACGGGGCGCGACAACAGGGGCGTGGCCTGAACAGAATTGCCGACGAGGAAGGCCGGGCGTTGAACCGGATATTCCTCAACGACGCCCACCGCGGACTCGCCTACTATGAGCAACGCCGGTGCGTGGATTGCCACGCCCGGGAGGCGGAAAACAACCGGCACTATGTGCGTTACGGCATCACCTGCAGGCAGTGCCACGGCGACGAGCCCATCGCCAGCAGCAACCACTTCTTCTCGCGGCTCAACAGTCTGCGCAGGCACACCCACGTCTGCGCCAAGTGCCATGAGGGGGCTGGTGTCTCATTCGCCCTTTACGTCGTGCACGAGCCCAACCCGGCCAGCGCTTCCACCCTGGAGGTCATGCCCGTGCTCTCCTACGCCTTCTGGATCATGATCGCCGTGGCAGTAGGGACATTGGCCCTGTTCCTCCCCCACACCGTCTTGTGGGGGGTCCGCGAACTCCTGGCCCGAAAGGAGGGAAGAAAGTGACGACAGCTGCCAAGACCCGGATACTGCGCTTCACACCGACGCAGCGCCTGTTCCATCTGACGCTCATGCTGACCTTTTTGATCCAGTCCGCCACCGGGCTGGCCAGAATGTATCATGAGACCAGCTGGGGGCAAGGGCTGGCGAACCTTTTCGGCGGGTTCTCCAGTGCCCTGACCATCCATATCGCCGTGGGGATATTCATGGTCTGCGCCTTTGTGATCCATCTGGCCTACGCCATTTTCCTGATCACCAAGCGCGGAATTGCCGCGGGCCTCAGAGGCCCGGACTCCCTAGTCCCCGGCCCGGGCGACATCAGGGAATTCATCAGCCATCTGCAATGGATTCTCGGACGGTCCGATCATCCGCGCCTCGACCGCTGGGGATATTGGGAAAAATTCGACTACTGGGCCGTGTTCTGGGGCATGATCCTCCTCGGCGGCACCGGATTGTTGCTGGCCAGCCCGCTGGCCTCCAGCCAGGTCGTTCCAGGATGGGGACTCAATGTCGCCTTCTGGGTGCATCGGATTGAAGCAATCCTGGCCATGGCCCACATATTCATCATTCACTTCTTTGTCGCCCATCTCAGGAGGAGCCATTTTCCCATGGATTCAGCCATGTTTGATGGCAGTGCAGACCTGGAGACCGCTCGAAGCGAAAGGTCCGCATGGATTGATCGGCTGAGTGCATCGGGTGAACTTGAGGAGCGGCTGACGGTGGCCCCGCCCGCTCACAGGAAGATTCTCCACCTGATCGCGGGACTCGGCGCCGTTGCGGTTGGCCTCTTCCTGCTCGTGGGAAGCCTGGTGCACGCGACCCGCATAACTTGGTAGGCAGGAGCAGGCCAGCCCTTTGGTGCACAGCGAGAATAGGCCGTTCCCTCCCCATACGATGCAATCCGATTCCGATGCCTCCGGCGCGCCCGCGTCGGAGGCATCGCGCATTGCAGAGGAATAATTGGCTGGCGTTGGACATTTCTCCCCTTCAGGGGACTGTTCCGCCATGTTTATTTTTGATAGAGTAACGTCATGAAGTGTCCACGTTGCGGCAAGATCATCACGGCGGCGGCCGCCGCCTGCAGACACTGCGGGGCGCGCATCGCCAAGCCCTGCGAAAAGCTCACGCGCAGGATGACGGCCAATGGCCGCATCGCCCTGGCCTGCGGCGGATTGCTCATCCTCATGGCCGTCGCCGCGCTGCTCGCCGGAGCCTACCCTCTGGGGCTGTTCCTGGCCGTCATCGGAGCCACCTTCACCGGCATCGGCAAGATGATGAGCTGATCAGGGGCGTACGCCGACAAAAGAGCAGACATTCCAACGGATCATTCAGGCCGTTGCCCGCTGCAATCGCACTCCCGAAAACCCAGCTTGCGCAGCACGGCCATGCCGGGGCACCAACTGGTAAAGGCCGACTGGAACAGGTTGACGCCCACAATGGCGGCCAGCAGCAGCCACAGGCGCGAATAGCCGAAGGCCAGGACCAGACTCAGCAGCACCAGGAACCCGGCCAGGGCGCGGGTGATTCTCTCCACCGTCATTTCCCCATCCTCCTTGCTTGTTCGAAACAGAGACACACTGCCAACCATAGCACCCCTGCCCGGCCAAGGGAAGCAGGGCTGCGGAAAATGACGCCGATCCCCGGCGAGACACAGGGAGCGGGCCTCGACAGCCGTCAGCAGGGCGCAGGGGGCTTAGTTGGTTGAGGCTGGCGTCCGGCTGGCGAGCCCGCCGGCAGTGAAGGTCATGGTCCCCAGGCCGCCGAATGTGGTTGCCTGACGCATGGTCAGCTCCAGGGGCTGGGAATACTTGACGGTGAAGGGCGTGGCCGTGCCCAGCGGACGGGTGCCGGTGGTGGCCATGAGCTTGTCGCCGGGGCCGTTGCTCCAGGCATCCTCAAGCACGTACTCCCCTTCGGGCAGGAAATAGCTGCCTCCCGCATTCCACGGGATGAGCAGGGACTGCCCGCGGGTGTCGGCCAGACGCAGGGCGAACACGGTCCGCGGCTCGATATCGATCATGAAGGAGGCCGAGGGAGCGCCCGGAGTCTCGCGCACCACGCGGTAGCGGTCAATGCCGGGAACGCCCGATTCAACGCGGTAGTTGCGCAGAAAGTTGTCGGGATCAAGGACGATCTCCCATCCCATGTCCTGCCCGTTGTTGGCCCAGGGGATGGCCACGAATCCCTTGAGATTGATGATCTCCTGCTTGTCGCTGCCCCACACTCCCTCAAGGATGATCTGGTCGCCGAGCACGGTGTGCAGCACCTCGCCGTCGCGCACGAACACGGGATTGCCGTTGAGCCAGCAAACGAACACGGTCTTGTCGTCGCTCCCGGCACCCGGCATCCTGCCGGACCAGTTGACGCGGGTGGTGGCCACGGCCTTGCCGTCGCTGCGCAGCTCAAGCTCGGAGAAGGGCTCAAGGGCCATGCGCCGGGCATTGATCAGGTTGACTCCCGGACGGTCCGAGGCGAACAGGGCCAGTTCAGGCGCAAACTCCCTGGGGCCGGATGACAACTCCTTGACCGCCAGGGTCGAACCGGGGGTGAGGTTGATGACGCTGCCGCCAGTCATGACACGCCCGTTGACGCTGACGCTGACGCCCGTGGCCGCATAGGCGCGGACCTCCTCGTCAGTGAAGGCGGGCGGAGTTATCTGGACGCCGAGATGGCGCAGGAGCATGACCGTGGCCGCGAGCTGCTGCCGCACCTTCCATTCGATCTGCCGGATGCTCTTGCTGACCTCGACAGCCATGGCCGGAATGCCGTGCTCGGACAGGGCGTAGCAGGTCAGGGACTTGCGCATGTCGGGATAGTCCGTTCCCTGTTCGAAGGTCCGGGTGTTGAAGAGCTTGAACTGGTAGTCGCTGGTGGGGATGGTGTCGTTGAGTTCCTTGAGCACGGTGTTGACGGTCCGGGCGAGATCGACCTTGCCGTAGGACAGCGCATCGACAATGATGGACTGGCCGTACCGCTTGGGATTGCGCAGGGGGTCGATGTAGACGGGATTGTAGAACCCGCTGCCCTCGTGCAGATGGATGAACGCGTCGCTCTGGGCCAGCAGGAACCGGATGACGCGGGCCACGCGGTCCTCGTAGAAGCGGTTGTAGTCCTGATCGAAGCGGCGGTTCATGTCCACGTTGATCTGCCGCTTGCCCTGGTGGATGGAGGGCACGTTGGCCCTGGGCAGGACCAGCAGATTGCCCCGGACGGCCTTGGCCTGGGTCAGGAGCTGGGCAGTGATGAATCCGGCGGTCTCATCGCCCTGGATGCCGCCCTGGACCATGACTGTGGGGCCGGGCAGCTCCCCCTGGATGAAGACGGCACGCAGCGGATATTGGGTGCCAGAAAAAAAGGAATGCTCCCATGTCCCTGCCATGGCGGAAAGGGCCAGGGCGGGGAAAGCCAGGAACGTCAGGGGCAGGCTAAGCCAGGATAAGATACAAAGGATACGTTTCAGCGAAAATGACATCCCCGTCCTTCCCCTTGATTTCCAACCTGAGCCCGAACATGTCCTTCTGCTCCAGCCCGTCCGGCATGATGAAGGAGGTTTGGATGCGCTTGAAACGCTGAATCTGGAAACTCAGGTCACTGGTGTCGGTCTTGGCCACCTGGGTGGACCCGTCCTTCTTGACAAAGGCGATGGCCGCCTGTCCCACCACGGCCCTGGCCGATTGGAGGTTGTTCAGGTCGAAACTGACGGTCATTTTGCGGCTGGTCACCTTGGCCTGAAGATTTTCCACACTCACCAGTTGGGTGTCCACGCGGGTGAATATCCGGTTGAGGTCGACTATCTCCTGGGGTTTTTCCCGCTCCAGCTCGCCGGTGCCAGCCGAAACCAGGGATTGCAACTCGGCGGGATCATACGACTGGAGTATCTTCTCCATGTTCCCAAGCCGCTCGAGACGGACCTCGGCATCGACCAGCCGCTGTTCCAGACTCTTGTTTTCAGAACGCAGCTCAACATTTCGCTTGACCCCGCGCACCCCCGTGTAGATGCCGCCCGCAGCGCACAACAGCAGAAATATCTGACTGAAGGCAAAGACCTTGAGCCAGAAGGGGCTGATGCGGTACCGGGTCACATCCCGGTCATCCCGCATGAAGAGTACGCTGTATTTGGAGTTGCTCATCGTGCCCGTTTCCACTCCTCGCTGTCGATCTTCCAGGTGCTGCCATTGGGGGTCAGGATCAGTGTCTTGAGGCCGATATCAGAATACCCGCCTTCATCGGCGAAGGTTTGCAAAAAGGCGACTTCAAAGCCGCTCGGATGCGGTTTCACCCGAAAATCATCAACATCAAGAGTAACAGGCGCGGTCCTGGCCCACAACGTCTTTTTGTGCTCGGCGATGAGGGTCGCGCCCTTGCGTTCGTCCTGCACGGCCTGCTCGGCATAGAACGCCCTGTAGGCCTTGAGGTCCATGCCCAGCCACGCCGTCCTCCACGCATCGACCAGAACCCGCAGCTCCCCGGTCTTGGCGGCCACGTATTTATCGGTCAGGTCTTCGCTGGCCGGGGTGTACTCCCGCCCGACGATGCGCCAGCGGCCTTCGGCGTCCTGCTTCCAGTAAAACCGCTTGCCCGTGTTGGTGGCCAGTCCTGGCGTGCGGTAGTACTGATCGAACCAGGTCACCCAGTAGTCCGGCCCCGGCACGGCATGGATGTTGTCCACCATGACGTGTATCCAAGGCTTTTTGCTGAAGACGGTACGTTTGTGAGCCGCAAAGGTGCTGAAGCCGTACTGCTCGGACAGGCTCATGAGGACCGGGTCGTAGTGGGAGAAAAATGCCTCGCCGCGCCCCTCCCAGTCACTGGCCCACTGCCTGAGCTGGCTGGCCAGGGTCTCGGCCACCGCGTCCTGCCCGCCCGGATCCTGTGTCCAGGACAGGCCATCGGCAATGACCACCGGGGTGCCGTAGGCGATCTCGCGGGCCACGTCGCGCATGTCGGGCACCTTGAGCGCCACGCAGCCCTGGGTGTCGCGCGGCACAAATTCCTTGCCCCGGCCATGTATCCAGATGCCGCCGCCGGTCTTGCCCTTAATGCGGTCCACAGGATTGGGATAATTGAGCGCATAGGCGATGTCGCCATAGAGGCCCCATTCGAGCTTGCGCTTGATCCGGTGGCCGACAAAATACACACCCTCCGGGGTGCGCAGGTCGCCCTCCACCCGCTTGTCGCCGTCCGCCTGCCCCGTGGTGCAGGGAAAGCGGCGGATCTCCCGAAGCGGGCTTTGCCGCTCAAGCATGATCAGGGTCTGGGCCGTCTTGTCCACGGCCACGAGCCGGGGCGGCCCATAGGCGTGGGATGTGAGGGTGGGCACCCATCCCTCGGCTTGAGCCGGGATGGAACACAGGATATATGCTAGGACAATGACAAGTACTCTCATGCTGTTCAGACAGCTCCTTGCCCTCAGGCTTCCTTCCCCGAACCACAACCGCCTTTCGGCGGCTACCGCCCCCCGGCGGACAACAACGCCTTGCGCGTGAAAATAGCTTCCAGTTCCAGGCCTGCCGCCTTGAGCCGCTCGCGCCCGCCTTCCTCGCGGTCGAGCACGGCCAGGACGCCCGCGATCTCAAGCCCGGCCTCGCGCACCCGCTCCGCCGCAGTGAGCAGCGTGCCGCCGGTGGTGCAGACATCCTCCAGCAGCACGACCCGGTCGCCCCGACTGAAGTTGGCCAGCCCCTCAAGGTACTGGTCGGTCCCGTGGCCTTTGGCCTGCTTGCGGATGATGAAGCCGGGCATGGGCCGCCCCTCAAGGTGCGAGACCACGGTCACTCCAGTGACCAGGGGATCGGCCCCAAGGGTCATCCCGCCAACGCCCTTCACCTCGTAATTCTTGAGCATCTCTACAAAGAGACGCCCGATGAGGTAGCCCCCTTCAGGGTGCAGGGCCGTCTGCTTGCAATCGAAATAATAATCGCTTTTTTTGCCCGAGGTCAACGTGAAGTCCCCTTCCTTGTAGGAAAGGGCCAGGAGCAGGCCCGCCAGTCTGGTCTTCAATTCGTTCATATATCCCTACCCCTTGAACACGCGCGCAAAAATATCGTCTTCGTAGCGTTTGTAATACGAGGCGTCGAAGGCTTCGTCAAGGTCGTTTGCCTGAAGCAGGGCCGCCATCGCCGGGTCGTTGCGGATTTCGTCCTCAAACTGGACGCGCTCGGCCCAGCAGCGCATGGCCACCTTCTGGACCATCTCGTAGGCCTCCTGGCGCTTGAGCCCGGCGGCGATGAGCTTGTTGAGCACCCGTTGCGAGTAGAACAGGCCGAATGATCCCATCAGGTTGCGCCGGATGTTGTCCTCTTTGACCACCAGCCGTTCGAGCACGCCGCTCAGGCGGTGCAGCATGTAGTCGATGAGCGCCGTGGTGTCGGGCATGATCACGCGCTCCACCGAGGAGTGGCTGATGTCGCGCTCATGCCACAGGGCCTGGTTCTCCATGGCGGCCAGGGAGTTGGAGCGGATGAGCCGGGCCAGTCCGCAGAGGTTTTCGGCAGAGATGGGATTCTTCTTGTGGGGCATGGCCGACGAGCCCTTCTGGCCGGGCGTGAACCCCTCCTCCACCTCCAACACCTCGGTGCGTTGCAGATGGCGCAGCTCTAGGCCGACGCGCTCGATGCCCCCGGCCAGCAGGGCCAGGGCGGTGAAGAACTGGGCATAGCGGTCGCGCTGGACGATCTGGGTGGAGTGCGGGTCCGCCTCAAGGCCGAGAATGGCGCAGGCGCGCTCCTCAAGCTCCGGGCTCAGGTGGGCGAAGGTGCCGACCGCGCCCGAAAACTTGCCCACACGGACCGCCTCGCGGGCGGCCTCGAACCGCACCTTGTGGCGCATGAACTCGGCGTAAAATCCGGCGAATTTGAGCCCGTAGGTGGTCGGCTCGGCGTGAATGCCGTGGGTGCGCCCCATGCACAAGAGCCCCTTGTGCTTGTGGGCCATGTCCCTGAGCACCGCCAGGACGCGGTCGATGCCCTCGGCGATGATGGCCCCGGAACGGGTGAGCAGCACGCCGTTGGCCGTGTCCACGATGTCCGACGAGGTGCAGCCGAGATGGATGTAGCGCGAACTTGGGCCGACCTTCTCCTCCACCGCCGTCAGAAAGGCGATGACATCATGCTTGGTGGTCTCCTCGATCTCAAGGATGCGCTCCAGGTCGAAGTCCGCCTTGGCGTGGATCTCGTCGCAGGCATCGGCAGGCACCTGTCCCATGTCGGTCCAGGCCCTGGTCACGGCCAACTCCACCTCAAGCCAGACCCGGAACTTGTTCTCCAGGGTCCACAACTCTCTCATGATCGGGCGGGAATATCTTTCAAGCATGCTCTCTCTCGCTCGTAGAATTTCTGTGCGGCGGAACCGCCATCAAAAAAAAGGCAGCCATGGCTGCCTTTTCCGCTCTTCGTCAGGATGCGGAGCCTGCGGACGGAGAGTCCGAGACCTCTTTCTTGGCCACGGGAGCTGTCTCCGTGTCGGAGGCCTTGCTGGCACCGGCCTCACAGCCTTTGCCAGTTCCGTTGTCGGCTCCGCTGGTTGCGTCACCGTCTGTTTTCACAGGGGGCTTCTTGCCCGCGTAGTCGGTGACATACCAGCCGGACCCCTTCAACTGGAAAGACGTGTGCGAGATGAGCCGGGTGGCGGGTTCGCCGCACTGCGGGCACTGCATCTCCCGCTCCTCAAACCCCGACTGCCATTCCTCGAACACGGATTGGCAACCCCCGCATTGATATTCATAGATGGGCATCGGCAAGCCCCCTAGGACTTCAATGGTTAAATGTTTGAAAGCCGAAACCCTTAGGACTTGGCTTCAGCCTTGGCTTCACGGATGCGGGCCTTGATCGCCTTCTTGCGACGCTGACGCCTGCGGTCCAACTCTTTCATGCGCTCATGCTTCTTGTGACGTGCCATTTCGGTCTCCTTGATATTTCTGCCCTGACGGGCTTTCTTCCATGCGAGCCGCATCTGATATAACAACTGCCACCACTTTGTCCAGCCCCGCGAGAAAGGATTTCCCCTTGACGCGGCCACTCAGGATGACCATATTCCCTTTTCCAACGCCATCGCCCGTGAGGAAGTGAGACCATGATCAAAAGTGTCAGTTTGAAGAGCGCCATCAAGGACGCCATCGAGATATTCCAGTTCGACCTGTGGATGCGGTTCCACTTTGTCACCGAAAAAGATGACCAGTTGTGGATCGCCATCCCCGAGGATGTCATGGCCCGCATTCAGGACGAGCACCCGGCCCTGCACCGTCTGGCCGACATGGTCAACGACACGGCCATCGACTACAAGCGCGCCCAGGAAAACGTCTGCGCCTATGTCAGCGCGCGCCTGGACGGGCAGAAGTACGACCCCTCGGTCCTGCCCCAGGTCTTTGACAACGCCGCCTTCAAGATCGAGATGTATATCTTCAATCTCTGGATGAAGATGCACGAGAGCCACCTGGACGAGGAATACATGGGCTTTGCCGAATGGCTCGAAATGTATGAGGGCTGGAACTCGCTTGACGAGGTCAAGGAGTACCGGGCCAAGCTCGTGAACAGCGGTGCCGATCCCGGCGACCCGACCTGCACCACCACCCAGTAGCATCCGCCGGAACCCAGACGCGAAAGCCCCCGCGACCACATGGTCGCGGGGGCTTTCGCGTCTTTGTCGGCCCGCACGGTCACTGGCGGGGCGGAGCTCCGGTGTCCCGTTCGTTGCCTGGGGCGGGCTTGCGCTCCACCCCGGTCACCTTGCCGCCCTTGCCCTTGATGACCACCCGATCGCCCCGGCCCGACGGATCGCCCTGGTCGGCCCCATTTTGGTCAGTCCGGTCATCCTGCCTTGCCGTATCGGCCTGCTCGCCCCGGTTCTCCTGGCCGGAGAACGCCACCAGCACGGCCCCCTGCGCGTTGGGCGCGGCCTGGGATGCTGCCTGGGATGCTGAAAGAGGGGCGGCCAGGACCGGCGCAGCCATCAAGACCAGCAGCAGTCCCGCGACGGAAATTTTCATGCAATGCCTCCAATACGTCATCCACACACATCCAAGGGTCAGCAAGCGCCATGCCGGGCAGGCCTGGACCAACCCCCATCGCCACGGACAGCGCGCCATGGGACCACGCGCCCAGCCCAATGGTCCGGAACCGCACGCCCTGTGCGCAAAAAATGCGCTGTTACAGACGCCTTGTGCCCACCGGGCCAAACGCTACCCGCGCCGCCGCGTCCATGTCAATGACCCTGGCGCAGCCCGTAGTCGAGGTACAGGGTGGAAACCGCCTCGTCCACTGCCCGAAGGCCCGGCCCGTCGCCCGGCTGGACAAGACCCACGAACCTGAGCATCCCGATGCTGGTGTAGACGATGTAGACCACGGTGACCACCTCGCGGCCCTGGGAGTCGACGCCGTCCAGTTCCAGGCGCAGCATGTTCCTGGGCTCGTGGAAGCTGGCCTTCCTGAGCCGCGGCCCTGGCCCGGCCCCCTGGCTGGCATGCCCGCCGCCCGTATCGGCCTGCTTGAGCCCCCGGATCACGAACCGGTTGAAGTTGGCGATGTGATCCTTGGACACCACCCGTCCGGGCAGCCTGGACACCAGCAGGCAGACCGGGGCCGGGGCTTCCATGACATACCCCGCCTCCCAGCCCACGGGCAGCGGTGCCACGCCGTCGCTCAAGGGGCGAAACCGGTCCAGCGCCGGACCAGGCACCTCTGCCCAGCCGCCGGACAGCCAGATGGTGTATCCGAGGGTCTGATTGTAGTACGGCAGTCCGGCCACAGCCGGGCCCGACCACAGGATCAGAATCGCAGCCGCCGCGACAACATATTGAAAACGCATGAGATTACCCTGCTTCACGGTTGTGAGGCAGTCAGAGCAGACCCCCTTCATACGCCGATCCCGGAACCCTTGCAAGTCACAACCGGGCCGCGCATCGGGCGGGATTGCACCAAAGTCGCAGCCACCCCTTTTCATTCCCGTTTTTTTTCCGTATACAAAAGACACGATGGAATCACCTATCTTTACGGGAGAAACACCATGAAGAGCTACACCTGCATTGTCGAAGGCAAGGTCACCGGCGGAAAATTCCAGTCATGGGTGCTCAGCACGGCCCAGCGGCTCGAACTCAAGGGCTGGGTGCGCAACATAAACGATGGCAAGGCTGAAATCCTCGTCCAGGGCAACCCTGATTCCTACGCGGTCCTTCAGGCAGCGCTGAAGACCGAGGCGCCGGTGCCGGACCTCAAAGCCGTCACCTGCACGGTCATCGAATACGACAAGGTCCACGAGCGGTTCGAGGTGCGGGGCTAGCGCCCCGCGATCCACCGGGCCACACCCATGGCCGCCAGCGCGTTGCGGCGGAGTCCGCGACGCTGGCGGTCTTTGCCGCCCGGAAAGCAACGGGAACCACGATGGCCAAGGCCCAAGGCCTGAACATAGCGGCCAAGCTCCTGCTCTGGTCATGCGCCCTGGTGGTGGTCTTTGCCGCCACCACGGCCTATCTGCTGCGCCAGGTCCGGCACGACGCCGAGGTCTCGAGCCGCATCATCAGCGTCAACCACGACGTGGACTCAGCCATCCAGCGCATGCTTGAGCGGCTCTACAGCGTGCAGGACAACATCCGCCGCTACCGGCTCATCGGCAGCCAGGAGGCCGTGCGCTTCGTGGTCGAGGATCTGACCCGGTTCGGCGAAATCCTGGACGACACGCTGAAGAAACACCCCGGCTACGCTGACCAGTGGCGCGACCTGAACCAGGAATTCGAGATCACCCTGACCCCTGGCGAGGCTCCAGGCGACACCCTGACCCCGGACGCCACGATCCTTGAATGGACAGACACCCTCGGGCACAGCCTGCTCGAAAACCAGATCGACACAGAACGCGCCCTGATCCGGCTCCACGAATCGGGCAGGCGGGCGGCGAATATCGGCCTGTACGGCCTGATCCTGAGCCTGACCCTCGGCATCGGCGGCAGCCTGATCCTGGCCTGGCACCTGAACCGGTCCCTGTCCGAGGTCCGGCGCGGGCTGCGCGACCTGGGCCAGGGCGGAACCGTGCGCGACGTGCGCGTGCTCTCAGGCGACGAACTGGGCGAGTTGGCCCGCGCCTTCAACGCCATGGCCGGGCGCCTGAGGCGCGAGGAGCGCATGCGCGCCGATTTTGTGGCCATGCTCAGTCACGAAATACGCACCCCGCTGACCAGCATCCGCGAGGCCGTGGATCTCGTGGGGTCCGGCGCCTTGGGCGAGGTCAACGAGCGCCAGGAGCGTTTTCTGGCCATCGCCGGGCAGGAATCCATCCGCCTCTCGGACCTGCTGGCCCGGCTCATGACCGTCTCGCGCATGGAGTCCCAGGCCCTGGACCTGTCGCCCGAGCCGACCGATTGCGCCGGGCTCGTGACCTCGGCCCTGGAGCGGCTCGCCCCCACGGCGCAGGCCAGGCGGGTCGCCCTCTCGGCCCGGCTGCCCGACGCTCCTGTCAGCTGCGTCTGCGACCCGGCCCATGTGCAGCAGGTGCTGCTCAACCTGATCGGCAACGGCATCAAGTTCAGCCCCGAGGGCTCGACTGTGACCATCGAACTCCTGGCCGACGAGTCCGCGGCCACCTTCCGCGTCAGCGACACCGGCCCGGGGATTGCGCAGCAGGAGCAGGAACTGGTGTT from Pseudodesulfovibrio aespoeensis Aspo-2 includes the following:
- a CDS encoding formate dehydrogenase subunit gamma, which produces MTTAAKTRILRFTPTQRLFHLTLMLTFLIQSATGLARMYHETSWGQGLANLFGGFSSALTIHIAVGIFMVCAFVIHLAYAIFLITKRGIAAGLRGPDSLVPGPGDIREFISHLQWILGRSDHPRLDRWGYWEKFDYWAVFWGMILLGGTGLLLASPLASSQVVPGWGLNVAFWVHRIEAILAMAHIFIIHFFVAHLRRSHFPMDSAMFDGSADLETARSERSAWIDRLSASGELEERLTVAPPAHRKILHLIAGLGAVAVGLFLLVGSLVHATRITW
- a CDS encoding YgaP family membrane protein, whose protein sequence is MTVERITRALAGFLVLLSLVLAFGYSRLWLLLAAIVGVNLFQSAFTSWCPGMAVLRKLGFRECDCSGQRPE
- a CDS encoding M14/M99 family metallopeptidase: MAGTWEHSFFSGTQYPLRAVFIQGELPGPTVMVQGGIQGDETAGFITAQLLTQAKAVRGNLLVLPRANVPSIHQGKRQINVDMNRRFDQDYNRFYEDRVARVIRFLLAQSDAFIHLHEGSGFYNPVYIDPLRNPKRYGQSIIVDALSYGKVDLARTVNTVLKELNDTIPTSDYQFKLFNTRTFEQGTDYPDMRKSLTCYALSEHGIPAMAVEVSKSIRQIEWKVRQQLAATVMLLRHLGVQITPPAFTDEEVRAYAATGVSVSVNGRVMTGGSVINLTPGSTLAVKELSSGPREFAPELALFASDRPGVNLINARRMALEPFSELELRSDGKAVATTRVNWSGRMPGAGSDDKTVFVCWLNGNPVFVRDGEVLHTVLGDQIILEGVWGSDKQEIINLKGFVAIPWANNGQDMGWEIVLDPDNFLRNYRVESGVPGIDRYRVVRETPGAPSASFMIDIEPRTVFALRLADTRGQSLLIPWNAGGSYFLPEGEYVLEDAWSNGPGDKLMATTGTRPLGTATPFTVKYSQPLELTMRQATTFGGLGTMTFTAGGLASRTPASTN
- a CDS encoding L,D-transpeptidase family protein, which gives rise to MRVLVIVLAYILCSIPAQAEGWVPTLTSHAYGPPRLVAVDKTAQTLIMLERQSPLREIRRFPCTTGQADGDKRVEGDLRTPEGVYFVGHRIKRKLEWGLYGDIAYALNYPNPVDRIKGKTGGGIWIHGRGKEFVPRDTQGCVALKVPDMRDVAREIAYGTPVVIADGLSWTQDPGGQDAVAETLASQLRQWASDWEGRGEAFFSHYDPVLMSLSEQYGFSTFAAHKRTVFSKKPWIHVMVDNIHAVPGPDYWVTWFDQYYRTPGLATNTGKRFYWKQDAEGRWRIVGREYTPASEDLTDKYVAAKTGELRVLVDAWRTAWLGMDLKAYRAFYAEQAVQDERKGATLIAEHKKTLWARTAPVTLDVDDFRVKPHPSGFEVAFLQTFADEGGYSDIGLKTLILTPNGSTWKIDSEEWKRAR
- the pyrE gene encoding orotate phosphoribosyltransferase, which translates into the protein MNELKTRLAGLLLALSYKEGDFTLTSGKKSDYYFDCKQTALHPEGGYLIGRLFVEMLKNYEVKGVGGMTLGADPLVTGVTVVSHLEGRPMPGFIIRKQAKGHGTDQYLEGLANFSRGDRVVLLEDVCTTGGTLLTAAERVREAGLEIAGVLAVLDREEGGRERLKAAGLELEAIFTRKALLSAGGR
- the purB gene encoding adenylosuccinate lyase, coding for MLERYSRPIMRELWTLENKFRVWLEVELAVTRAWTDMGQVPADACDEIHAKADFDLERILEIEETTKHDVIAFLTAVEEKVGPSSRYIHLGCTSSDIVDTANGVLLTRSGAIIAEGIDRVLAVLRDMAHKHKGLLCMGRTHGIHAEPTTYGLKFAGFYAEFMRHKVRFEAAREAVRVGKFSGAVGTFAHLSPELEERACAILGLEADPHSTQIVQRDRYAQFFTALALLAGGIERVGLELRHLQRTEVLEVEEGFTPGQKGSSAMPHKKNPISAENLCGLARLIRSNSLAAMENQALWHERDISHSSVERVIMPDTTALIDYMLHRLSGVLERLVVKEDNIRRNLMGSFGLFYSQRVLNKLIAAGLKRQEAYEMVQKVAMRCWAERVQFEDEIRNDPAMAALLQANDLDEAFDASYYKRYEDDIFARVFKG
- a CDS encoding FmdB family zinc ribbon protein yields the protein MPIYEYQCGGCQSVFEEWQSGFEEREMQCPQCGEPATRLISHTSFQLKGSGWYVTDYAGKKPPVKTDGDATSGADNGTGKGCEAGASKASDTETAPVAKKEVSDSPSAGSAS
- a CDS encoding acylphosphatase yields the protein MKSYTCIVEGKVTGGKFQSWVLSTAQRLELKGWVRNINDGKAEILVQGNPDSYAVLQAALKTEAPVPDLKAVTCTVIEYDKVHERFEVRG
- a CDS encoding sensor histidine kinase translates to MAKAQGLNIAAKLLLWSCALVVVFAATTAYLLRQVRHDAEVSSRIISVNHDVDSAIQRMLERLYSVQDNIRRYRLIGSQEAVRFVVEDLTRFGEILDDTLKKHPGYADQWRDLNQEFEITLTPGEAPGDTLTPDATILEWTDTLGHSLLENQIDTERALIRLHESGRRAANIGLYGLILSLTLGIGGSLILAWHLNRSLSEVRRGLRDLGQGGTVRDVRVLSGDELGELARAFNAMAGRLRREERMRADFVAMLSHEIRTPLTSIREAVDLVGSGALGEVNERQERFLAIAGQESIRLSDLLARLMTVSRMESQALDLSPEPTDCAGLVTSALERLAPTAQARRVALSARLPDAPVSCVCDPAHVQQVLLNLIGNGIKFSPEGSTVTIELLADESAATFRVSDTGPGIAQQEQELVFHKYYREPGMRHSVDGAGLGLAIARRIVEAHGGRMALDSEPGLGSTFSFTLPLKGAAPRKDTP